In bacterium, the following proteins share a genomic window:
- a CDS encoding multidrug efflux RND transporter permease subunit, translating into MNFSELFIRRPVATILIMFAILLFGIYAYRQLPVAELPNVDFPTLQVSASLPGASPETMASAVATPLERQFSTISGLSSMTSTSSQSSTSITLQFDLSRDLDAAALDVQSAISTAQRQLPADMPSPPSYRKVNPADMPILYLALTSPTMPLSDLDEYGETMMAQRISMVNGVAQVNVYGSQKYAVRAYLDPKLLASRGIGIDEVQQAIKSANVNLPTGILYGRYKAFTVEATGQLNEAKKYEPVIVAYRNGRPVRLGELGRVINSVENDKTAAWFVDQRALILAIQRQPGTNTVAVAQAVKDLLPQFRAKLPPSVNLQILFDRSNSIRESFTDVKFTMWLTLGLVVLVIFLFLRNVSATLIPSLSLPMSIVGTFAVMQLLGYSLNNLSLMALILSIGFVVDDAIVMLENIVRHMEMGKKPLQAALDGSREIGFTIMSMTLSLVAVFIPVLMMGGLIGRLFHEFAVSISVAILLSGFISLTLTPMLGSRILSAQSHKSHGRFYRASERFFDRMLAVYEKGLAWSLHHRGFTMFYSVLILILMGYLFKIAPKGFLPSQDNGQLFIMTEAAQGISFEDMVKHQRAVADAVRQNPNVDAFMCSAGARGSSGANGGTLMLRLKPRHERKASVDEVIQQLRPEVSKIPGIMAYMQNPPPIRIGGTMTKGQYQFILQSTDTDELYKYSNILLEKLKAAPGFLDVNTDLQITNPTVEVKIDRDKASSLGISAEQVESALYSAYGDRQVSMIYTPNNTYYVIMELDPKFQRDPDMLALLYVRSNSGKLVPLEVVAKLERTLGPLTVSHFGQLPSVTISFNLPPGVSLGQAVSTVEEISRQSMPATISTTFSGTAQAFQSSISGMQYLLLLAVLVIYIVLGILYESFIHPLTILTALPFAGFGALVTLLLFKVELNIYAFVGIVMLVGLVKKNGIMMIDFALEAQREQKRSAYDSIYEACKVRFRPIMMTTMAALMGTLPIAVGYGAGGEARQPLGLAVVGGLVFSQFLTLFVTPVFYLYMDQLQNRLRRGRKKSLPVA; encoded by the coding sequence ATGAATTTCTCCGAACTTTTCATCAGACGCCCGGTGGCGACTATTCTTATCATGTTCGCCATCCTGCTGTTCGGCATATACGCCTACCGTCAGTTGCCCGTGGCCGAGCTGCCCAACGTGGATTTCCCCACGCTGCAAGTGTCGGCCTCGCTGCCCGGGGCGAGCCCCGAGACCATGGCCAGCGCGGTGGCGACCCCGCTGGAGCGCCAGTTCTCGACTATCTCCGGCCTGAGCTCCATGACCTCGACCAGCAGCCAGAGCAGCACCAGCATCACCCTTCAGTTCGACCTGTCGCGCGACCTGGACGCCGCGGCGCTGGACGTACAGTCGGCCATCTCGACCGCCCAGCGCCAGCTTCCCGCCGACATGCCCAGCCCGCCGTCGTACCGCAAGGTGAACCCGGCCGACATGCCGATTCTCTACCTGGCCCTCACCTCGCCCACCATGCCGCTGTCGGACCTGGACGAGTACGGCGAGACGATGATGGCGCAGCGGATTTCGATGGTCAACGGCGTGGCCCAGGTGAACGTGTACGGCTCGCAGAAATACGCCGTGCGGGCCTACCTGGACCCCAAGCTCCTGGCCTCGCGCGGGATCGGGATCGACGAGGTGCAGCAGGCGATCAAATCGGCCAACGTGAACCTTCCCACCGGTATCCTCTACGGCCGCTACAAGGCTTTCACCGTGGAGGCCACCGGCCAGCTCAACGAGGCCAAGAAATACGAGCCTGTGATCGTGGCCTACCGCAACGGACGCCCGGTGCGCCTGGGCGAGCTGGGACGGGTGATCAACAGCGTGGAGAACGACAAGACCGCGGCCTGGTTCGTGGACCAGCGGGCCCTGATCCTGGCGATCCAGCGCCAGCCGGGGACCAACACCGTTGCCGTGGCCCAGGCGGTCAAGGACCTTCTGCCGCAGTTCAGGGCCAAGCTGCCGCCCTCGGTCAACCTTCAGATCCTGTTCGACCGCTCGAACTCGATCCGCGAGTCCTTCACGGACGTCAAGTTCACCATGTGGCTGACCCTGGGCCTGGTGGTGCTGGTGATATTCCTGTTCCTGCGCAACGTCTCGGCCACCCTGATCCCCAGCCTGTCGCTGCCGATGTCGATTGTGGGGACGTTCGCGGTGATGCAACTACTGGGCTACAGTTTGAACAACCTGTCGCTCATGGCGCTGATCCTTTCGATCGGGTTCGTGGTGGATGACGCGATAGTGATGCTGGAAAACATCGTGCGCCACATGGAGATGGGCAAGAAACCGCTCCAGGCGGCCCTGGACGGGTCGCGCGAGATCGGGTTCACTATCATGTCGATGACCCTGTCGCTGGTGGCGGTGTTCATCCCGGTGCTGATGATGGGCGGGCTGATCGGGCGGCTGTTCCACGAGTTCGCGGTCTCGATCAGCGTGGCGATCCTGCTATCCGGGTTCATCTCGCTGACACTGACCCCGATGCTGGGCAGCCGTATCCTCTCCGCTCAGTCGCACAAGAGCCACGGACGGTTCTACCGGGCGAGCGAGCGCTTTTTCGACCGCATGCTGGCCGTCTACGAAAAGGGTCTGGCCTGGTCGCTCCACCACCGCGGTTTCACCATGTTCTATTCGGTGCTGATTCTGATCCTGATGGGCTACCTGTTCAAGATCGCCCCCAAGGGTTTCCTGCCCAGCCAGGACAACGGCCAGCTGTTCATCATGACCGAGGCGGCCCAGGGCATCTCGTTCGAGGATATGGTCAAGCACCAGCGGGCCGTGGCGGACGCGGTGCGTCAGAACCCCAACGTGGACGCGTTCATGTGCAGCGCCGGGGCGCGCGGCTCCTCCGGGGCCAACGGCGGCACCCTGATGTTGAGGCTGAAACCCAGGCACGAGCGCAAGGCCTCTGTGGATGAGGTGATCCAGCAGCTTCGCCCGGAAGTGTCGAAAATCCCAGGGATCATGGCCTACATGCAGAACCCGCCGCCCATCCGTATCGGCGGCACCATGACCAAGGGCCAGTACCAGTTCATCCTGCAGAGCACGGACACGGACGAGCTGTACAAGTATTCCAACATCCTGCTCGAAAAGCTGAAAGCCGCGCCGGGGTTCCTGGACGTGAACACGGACCTGCAGATCACCAACCCTACGGTGGAGGTGAAGATCGACCGGGACAAGGCCTCCAGCCTGGGGATCAGCGCCGAGCAGGTGGAAAGCGCCCTCTACAGTGCCTACGGCGACCGCCAGGTCTCCATGATCTACACGCCGAACAACACCTATTACGTGATCATGGAACTCGACCCCAAGTTTCAGCGCGACCCGGACATGCTCGCGCTGCTGTACGTGCGCTCGAACAGCGGCAAGCTGGTGCCGCTGGAGGTGGTGGCCAAGCTGGAGCGCACCCTGGGGCCGCTCACGGTCTCGCATTTCGGGCAACTGCCCTCGGTGACCATCTCGTTCAACCTTCCGCCGGGAGTCTCCCTGGGCCAGGCGGTATCGACCGTGGAGGAAATTTCGCGCCAGAGCATGCCGGCCACGATCAGCACCACATTCTCGGGCACGGCCCAGGCGTTCCAGTCCTCGATCAGCGGCATGCAGTACCTTCTGCTGCTGGCCGTGCTGGTGATTTACATCGTGCTGGGCATCCTGTACGAGAGCTTCATCCACCCGCTGACCATCCTGACCGCCCTGCCCTTTGCCGGGTTCGGGGCGCTGGTCACGCTGCTGCTGTTCAAGGTGGAGTTGAATATTTATGCTTTCGTGGGTATCGTGATGCTGGTGGGCCTGGTCAAGAAGAACGGGATCATGATGATCGATTTCGCCCTGGAGGCCCAGCGCGAGCAGAAACGCAGCGCCTACGACTCGATCTACGAGGCCTGCAAGGTGCGTTTCCGGCCGATCATGATGACCACCATGGCCGCCCTGATGGGCACGTTGCCGATCGCGGTGGGCTACGGCGCCGGCGGCGAGGCCCGTCAGCCCCTGGGCCTGGCAGTTGTGGGCGGGCTGGTGTTCTCGCAGTTCCTGACCCTGTTCGTCACGCCGGTGTTCTACCTCTACATGGACCAGCTTCAGAACCGTCTGCGCCGTGGACGGAAAAAGAGCCTGCCGGTCGCCTGA
- a CDS encoding efflux RND transporter periplasmic adaptor subunit translates to MRRNIRSLAAPALCLGLISLAACNGNDRPAVAPPVPVLVDTVKVQDVPLEVRSIGSVEAYNTVSVKARVGGEIKKVYFEEGQDVRRGDMLFLIDPAPYQAALESARADLARDSAAWLNARETVKRYSELVRKEYITAQQFDDMQAQERQLAASVMAARADLDNAKLNLDFCSVRSPLDGRTGMRMVDQGNVIKANEGELVVINQVRPIYVTFTIAERYLTEIRAQDGADGELRVLVNIPDDGEKLHEGRLSFLDNMVDEATGTLRLKAVFDNQDLALWPGQFVDTRLVLKILHGVVTAPSQAVQPGQNGSFVYVVKPDMSVESRPVAVSYDSDNLTVFDSGLQPSEVVVTDGQLRLRPGSTVQFKSGLSASAPDSAAGGGVQ, encoded by the coding sequence GTGAGAAGAAACATCCGGAGCCTGGCCGCCCCGGCGCTCTGCCTGGGCCTGATCAGCCTGGCCGCCTGCAACGGGAACGACAGGCCGGCCGTGGCGCCCCCGGTGCCTGTGCTGGTCGATACGGTCAAGGTGCAGGACGTGCCCCTGGAAGTGCGCTCCATCGGGAGCGTGGAGGCCTACAACACCGTGTCGGTCAAGGCCCGGGTGGGCGGTGAGATAAAGAAAGTGTATTTCGAGGAGGGCCAGGATGTCAGGCGCGGCGACATGCTGTTCCTGATCGACCCGGCCCCCTACCAGGCCGCGCTGGAGTCCGCCCGCGCGGACCTGGCCCGCGACAGCGCGGCCTGGCTGAATGCTCGCGAAACAGTGAAACGCTACTCCGAGCTGGTGCGCAAGGAATACATCACCGCCCAGCAGTTCGATGACATGCAGGCCCAGGAACGCCAGCTCGCAGCCTCGGTCATGGCCGCCCGGGCCGACCTGGACAACGCGAAGCTGAACCTCGATTTCTGCTCGGTCCGCTCGCCGCTGGACGGCCGCACGGGCATGCGCATGGTCGACCAGGGCAACGTGATCAAGGCCAACGAGGGCGAACTGGTGGTGATCAACCAGGTGCGCCCGATCTATGTCACTTTCACCATCGCCGAGCGCTACCTGACCGAGATACGGGCCCAGGACGGAGCCGACGGTGAGCTGCGCGTGCTGGTCAACATCCCGGACGACGGGGAGAAGCTGCACGAGGGCCGGCTCAGTTTCCTGGACAACATGGTGGATGAAGCCACCGGCACACTGCGGCTCAAGGCCGTGTTCGACAACCAGGACCTGGCCCTCTGGCCGGGACAGTTCGTGGACACGCGCCTGGTGCTGAAAATCCTGCACGGGGTGGTCACCGCGCCCTCGCAGGCCGTGCAGCCGGGCCAGAACGGCAGCTTCGTCTACGTGGTCAAGCCCGACATGAGCGTGGAGTCGCGCCCGGTGGCGGTCTCCTACGACAGCGACAACCTCACAGTGTTCGACAGCGGCCTTCAGCCCTCGGAAGTTGTGGTCACCGACGGCCAGTTGCGGCTGCGTCCCGGCTCGACAGTCCAGTTCAAGAGCGGCTTGAGCGCGAGCGCGCCCGACTCCGCCGCGGGTGGGGGCGTGCAATGA
- a CDS encoding TolC family protein, with amino-acid sequence MKQTELKKTGLLLILGLLALTACTRLAERPLEHRIPSAPDSQWRPPKNAAAPAVTRDTTHSGLEAISPEMRARNWTLADIVDIALSNNPLTRASWQSARAAAAHYGSEKAAWLPRLDADGGYGHSRGSTAGGRLAYKSISYDAGVSLSYILFNFGRRIADVEAARQDMLARNWSHNATVQTVILAVQQAYYQYQYSKAMYKSSQASLEEARRDLDAAEQRRAAGLATVADVLQAKTRASQAELSMLSVEGQIKTLRGSLATVMGLPADLEYDIDYLPEDVPADSVTVTVDRLIDEALARRPDLAAARAQALKARAESASISRARYPEISLTGGAGRIYYNSRDRQGDTYNVSLGVSVPLFTGFKAENDMLEARAKAEGAEEQARGVQQQVVLDVWTSYYDLQTAAKRLATSRDLLASADESHKVALERYRSGVGSILELLQSQSALEDARAQNIQARTDWFLCLARLAKDTGSLGLGQTSLIPTAGNATNEGK; translated from the coding sequence ATGAAGCAAACAGAGTTGAAAAAGACGGGGCTGCTCCTGATCCTGGGCCTGCTGGCTCTCACGGCCTGCACCCGCCTGGCCGAGCGCCCGCTCGAACACCGTATCCCGAGCGCGCCGGACAGCCAGTGGCGGCCTCCCAAAAACGCCGCGGCCCCGGCCGTGACGCGCGACACCACGCACAGCGGCCTGGAGGCGATCAGCCCAGAGATGCGGGCCCGCAACTGGACCCTGGCCGACATCGTGGACATCGCCCTGAGCAACAACCCGCTCACCCGGGCGAGCTGGCAGTCCGCCCGCGCCGCCGCGGCGCACTACGGCAGCGAGAAAGCCGCCTGGCTGCCCAGGCTGGACGCGGACGGCGGCTACGGACACTCCCGCGGCTCCACGGCCGGGGGACGGCTGGCCTACAAGTCGATCAGCTATGACGCCGGGGTGAGCCTGAGCTACATCCTGTTCAATTTCGGCCGCCGCATCGCGGATGTAGAAGCCGCCCGCCAGGACATGCTCGCCCGGAACTGGAGCCACAACGCCACGGTGCAGACCGTGATCCTGGCCGTGCAGCAGGCCTATTACCAGTACCAGTACTCCAAGGCCATGTACAAGTCCAGCCAGGCCTCCCTGGAGGAGGCCCGCCGTGACCTGGACGCCGCCGAGCAGCGCCGCGCCGCCGGGCTGGCCACGGTGGCGGACGTGCTCCAGGCCAAGACGCGCGCCTCGCAGGCCGAGCTGTCCATGCTGAGCGTGGAGGGACAGATCAAGACCTTGCGCGGCAGCCTGGCCACGGTCATGGGCCTGCCCGCCGACCTGGAATACGATATCGACTATCTGCCCGAGGACGTGCCGGCCGACTCGGTGACAGTCACGGTGGACCGCCTGATCGACGAGGCCCTGGCCCGCCGTCCCGACCTGGCCGCCGCGCGCGCCCAGGCGCTCAAGGCCCGCGCCGAGTCGGCCTCGATCAGCCGGGCGCGCTACCCCGAAATCAGCCTGACCGGCGGCGCCGGACGTATCTACTACAACAGCCGGGACCGTCAGGGCGACACCTACAACGTATCGCTGGGCGTGAGTGTGCCGCTGTTTACCGGGTTCAAGGCCGAGAACGATATGCTGGAGGCGCGCGCCAAGGCCGAGGGCGCCGAGGAGCAAGCCCGCGGCGTCCAGCAGCAGGTGGTGCTGGATGTCTGGACCAGCTATTACGACCTTCAGACCGCGGCCAAGCGCCTGGCCACCAGCCGCGACCTCCTGGCCAGCGCGGATGAATCGCACAAGGTGGCCCTGGAGCGCTACCGCTCTGGAGTTGGCTCGATCCTGGAGCTGCTGCAGAGCCAGTCTGCGCTCGAGGACGCCCGGGCGCAGAACATCCAGGCCCGCACCGACTGGTTCCTCTGTCTGGCCCGGCTGGCGAAAGACACCGGCTCGCTGGGCCTGGGACAGACGAGTTTGATCCCAACCGCAGGCAACGCCACGAACGAGGGTAAATGA
- a CDS encoding TetR/AcrR family transcriptional regulator: MNVSVPKHKALLVQLARQNIVDAVTRIIAADGVQGFSMDRVAAEAGVAKGTLYRYFTTKSALVRATVDHCLVPMQDELLETLGRTGPPDVLLAEMIQRHLGFFERHRSFFRVLLYDRTLAQSKAARYKNSRFRQLMERTAAVVEAGMQAGLFRPLDPLKVATVILEADIAMIGRRLICEDPGPVEDDAALLRDMLIHGIGQPGPGDRQGQR, translated from the coding sequence ATGAATGTCTCAGTGCCAAAACACAAGGCCCTGCTTGTCCAGCTCGCCCGCCAGAACATCGTGGATGCGGTGACACGGATCATCGCGGCGGACGGCGTGCAGGGTTTCAGCATGGACCGGGTGGCCGCCGAGGCCGGAGTGGCCAAGGGCACGCTCTACCGCTATTTCACCACCAAGAGCGCCCTGGTGCGGGCCACGGTGGACCACTGCCTGGTCCCGATGCAGGACGAGCTTCTCGAGACCCTGGGCCGGACCGGCCCGCCGGATGTCCTTCTGGCCGAGATGATCCAGCGCCACTTGGGGTTCTTCGAGCGGCACCGCAGCTTTTTCCGCGTGCTGCTCTACGACCGCACTCTGGCCCAGAGCAAGGCCGCGCGCTACAAGAACAGCCGCTTCCGCCAGTTGATGGAGCGCACCGCCGCGGTGGTCGAGGCGGGGATGCAGGCCGGCCTGTTCCGGCCCCTCGACCCACTCAAGGTAGCCACGGTGATCCTGGAGGCGGACATCGCGATGATCGGCCGGAGGCTGATCTGCGAAGACCCCGGACCGGTGGAGGACGACGCGGCGCTACTCAGGGACATGCTGATTCACGGTATCGGACAGCCCGGTCCAGGTGACCGGCAAGGACAAAGGTGA
- a CDS encoding DegT/DnrJ/EryC1/StrS family aminotransferase — MEKLALHGGDPVRAVPLDPNRLRPLRFDQREKEALLRVVDSGVLCRSFGSEALALEKEFARYFGLPHATACSSGTAAIHTALAGVGVGWRDEVITSPITDQGSIIPIIAQGALPVFADVDPETFNMSPEAVARVVTPRTKAILLVHLAGLASGLDEIKALARSRGIALVEDCAQSWLAGYKGALAGTFGAVGCFSYNGYKHIECGDGGVCVTSDPEVARRMRLFVDKCYDRTGGARNPQFFGMNYRMTEIQAAVARVQLTKLERIIARRRQIADTLLSGLRGVPGLRLPVAPEGCDHSWWYFVLRAERGVVRASASELAAALAAEGLPAWTGYCGGRPVYLYECFQDSAVSPFALPPLDPQGRELKELYPAGLCPVAENLLDEMIILSMNEFYQEKDVADILAGVRKVFSWYAAN, encoded by the coding sequence ATGGAAAAGCTCGCGCTTCACGGCGGCGACCCGGTGCGCGCCGTGCCGCTCGACCCCAACCGCCTGCGCCCGCTGAGGTTCGACCAGCGGGAAAAAGAGGCCCTGCTGCGGGTGGTCGACAGCGGGGTGCTCTGCCGCTCGTTCGGCAGCGAGGCGCTCGCTCTGGAGAAAGAGTTCGCCCGGTATTTCGGCCTTCCGCACGCGACAGCCTGCTCCAGCGGGACCGCGGCGATCCACACCGCCCTGGCCGGGGTGGGCGTGGGCTGGCGCGATGAGGTGATCACGAGCCCGATCACGGACCAGGGCTCGATCATCCCGATCATCGCCCAGGGGGCCCTTCCGGTGTTCGCGGATGTGGACCCGGAGACTTTCAACATGAGCCCCGAGGCCGTGGCCCGGGTGGTCACTCCCCGCACGAAAGCCATCCTGCTGGTGCACCTGGCAGGCCTGGCCAGCGGCCTCGATGAGATCAAGGCCCTGGCCCGCAGCCGCGGGATCGCCCTGGTGGAGGACTGCGCCCAGAGCTGGCTGGCCGGCTACAAGGGCGCGCTGGCCGGTACGTTCGGCGCGGTGGGCTGTTTTAGCTACAACGGCTACAAGCATATCGAGTGCGGCGACGGCGGGGTGTGCGTGACCAGCGATCCGGAGGTGGCCCGCCGCATGCGCCTGTTCGTGGACAAGTGCTACGACCGCACGGGCGGGGCGCGCAACCCGCAGTTTTTCGGGATGAACTACCGTATGACCGAGATACAGGCCGCGGTGGCCCGGGTGCAACTGACCAAGCTGGAGCGGATCATCGCGCGGCGGCGTCAGATCGCGGACACCCTGCTGTCCGGGCTGCGCGGTGTCCCCGGCCTGCGCCTGCCGGTGGCGCCCGAGGGCTGCGACCACAGTTGGTGGTATTTCGTGCTGCGGGCCGAGCGCGGCGTGGTGCGGGCCTCCGCCTCCGAGCTGGCTGCGGCCCTGGCCGCCGAGGGCCTTCCCGCCTGGACCGGCTATTGCGGCGGACGGCCGGTGTACCTGTACGAGTGTTTCCAGGACAGCGCCGTCTCGCCGTTCGCCCTGCCGCCCCTGGACCCGCAGGGACGCGAGCTGAAAGAGCTCTACCCGGCCGGTCTCTGCCCGGTGGCCGAGAACCTGCTGGATGAGATGATTATCCTGTCCATGAACGAGTTCTACCAGGAGAAGGATGTCGCCGACATTCTGGCCGGCGTGCGCAAGGTGTTCTCCTGGTACGCCGCGAACTGA
- a CDS encoding creatininase family protein — protein MPELNAAGKKLFLADYAWDELERIEDKTEIKLILPVGSIEEHGYHLPLRTDILLAAQIAARAARSRTDTLVLPELSYGYCMNVVNYCGTLSLSADTLINTVCDIVEGLYRHGFRKLVIYNGHGGNCGALDTAQREALRRLVPAGQPFRSDFDILLATTVFHVPGDLEEVTGGREWGHACQVETSAMLALAPELVDMSRAVDEYMPGDPETVWRIRDLKKFTASGVHGTPTLSSAAKGEKLVGILVGRLGQLLEKL, from the coding sequence ATGCCGGAACTCAACGCCGCCGGGAAGAAACTGTTCCTGGCCGACTATGCCTGGGACGAGCTGGAGCGCATCGAGGACAAGACGGAAATCAAGCTGATCCTGCCGGTCGGCTCGATCGAGGAGCACGGCTACCACCTTCCCCTGCGCACCGACATCCTTCTTGCCGCGCAGATAGCCGCACGGGCCGCCCGCAGCCGCACGGACACGCTCGTGCTGCCCGAGCTGAGCTACGGCTACTGCATGAACGTGGTCAACTACTGCGGCACGCTCAGCCTGTCCGCGGACACGCTGATCAACACAGTGTGCGACATCGTGGAGGGCCTCTACCGTCACGGGTTCCGCAAGCTGGTGATCTACAACGGCCACGGCGGCAACTGCGGCGCCCTGGACACGGCCCAGCGCGAGGCCCTGAGGCGCCTGGTCCCGGCCGGGCAACCGTTCCGTTCGGATTTCGATATCCTGCTCGCCACCACGGTCTTTCACGTGCCGGGCGACCTGGAGGAGGTGACCGGGGGACGCGAGTGGGGCCACGCCTGCCAGGTGGAGACCTCGGCCATGCTGGCCCTGGCCCCGGAGCTGGTGGACATGTCGCGCGCGGTGGATGAGTACATGCCCGGCGACCCCGAGACTGTCTGGCGCATCCGGGACCTGAAAAAGTTCACCGCCTCGGGGGTGCACGGCACGCCCACGCTGAGCAGCGCGGCCAAGGGCGAGAAACTGGTGGGTATCCTGGTCGGGCGCCTGGGGCAGTTGCTGGAAAAGCTGTAG
- a CDS encoding amidohydrolase family protein, with protein MSQVVYFDSNCAFGPPAGRLPGAPADRRELLAELDHCRISRALVYHIQAREMDPRAANACLLREIEAEPRFVPCAVLSHAPYIPDRDLAAECRDWLERGVRAFRMFPHWHGVDFSLPLVRAVLELLQERRVPLWLDFDQIWYNYRQAGTHEQRQIDWSGLKQLARDYPGLPLVLVGGNYTHLTRLYPLLDQCPNLLLETSLLQAFEAFPFICGHWGAGRLLFGTGLGAVSPGAARAMLAYAEISDDDRGRIAAENLEALLGLGPTPALPEDPDRPEILRLVDEGRPLTGIPFYDAHGHIAPPGVDGMMGLSLGPQDAASIARVSGRLGVRATVISSWSLLSGDAPAGNEVASQAAQDYPGRFLPLAVYNPNYPEHWESTAALFTGERRFFGFKPYPFTQRTALSDRSFRPMLELADRLHLPVLCHFDFEPLGGVPASEIEILAPRHPNAQFLMAHAGASPRVAAQCIEMARRFHNVWLEINYTSVPYGMVGHLVRNAGAERVLFGTDIPMRNPAPILGWVVYDRNLTGEEMRLVLGGNFIRLAAGCGWSL; from the coding sequence ATGAGCCAGGTCGTGTATTTCGACTCCAACTGCGCTTTCGGCCCTCCGGCCGGACGCCTGCCCGGCGCTCCGGCCGACCGCCGGGAACTGCTCGCGGAGTTGGACCACTGCCGGATCAGCCGGGCGCTGGTCTACCATATCCAGGCCCGCGAGATGGACCCCCGCGCCGCCAACGCCTGCCTTCTGCGGGAAATCGAGGCCGAGCCGCGATTCGTGCCCTGCGCCGTGCTGAGCCACGCCCCCTACATTCCGGACCGTGACCTGGCCGCCGAATGCCGTGACTGGCTCGAGCGCGGGGTGCGCGCTTTCCGCATGTTCCCGCACTGGCACGGGGTGGATTTCAGCCTGCCGCTCGTGCGCGCGGTGCTGGAATTGCTCCAGGAACGGCGTGTACCGCTCTGGCTGGACTTTGACCAGATCTGGTACAACTACCGTCAGGCCGGCACCCACGAGCAGCGCCAGATCGACTGGTCCGGGCTGAAACAGCTCGCCCGCGACTATCCCGGCCTGCCCCTGGTGCTGGTCGGGGGCAACTACACCCACCTGACCCGTCTGTACCCCCTGCTCGACCAGTGCCCGAACCTGCTGCTGGAAACCTCGCTGCTCCAGGCGTTCGAGGCGTTCCCGTTTATCTGCGGACACTGGGGCGCCGGGCGGCTGCTGTTCGGGACCGGGCTGGGCGCGGTGAGCCCCGGGGCGGCGCGGGCCATGCTGGCCTACGCCGAAATATCGGATGACGATAGAGGAAGGATCGCCGCGGAGAACCTGGAAGCCCTTCTGGGCCTGGGGCCCACCCCCGCGCTGCCCGAGGACCCGGATCGGCCCGAGATTCTGCGGCTCGTGGATGAGGGCCGTCCGCTGACCGGCATCCCGTTCTACGATGCCCATGGGCATATCGCGCCGCCGGGAGTGGATGGAATGATGGGCCTCAGCCTCGGCCCGCAGGATGCGGCCTCCATTGCGCGGGTGAGCGGGCGCCTGGGTGTCCGGGCCACGGTGATTTCGAGCTGGAGCCTGTTGAGCGGCGATGCCCCCGCGGGCAACGAGGTGGCATCGCAGGCTGCGCAGGACTATCCGGGGCGGTTCCTGCCCCTGGCCGTGTACAACCCCAACTACCCCGAGCACTGGGAATCCACCGCCGCCCTGTTTACGGGTGAGCGGAGATTCTTCGGTTTCAAACCCTATCCGTTCACCCAGCGCACGGCCCTTTCCGACCGCTCGTTCCGTCCGATGCTGGAGCTGGCCGACAGGCTGCACTTGCCCGTGCTCTGCCATTTCGATTTCGAGCCCCTGGGCGGAGTGCCGGCCTCGGAGATCGAAATCCTCGCCCCGCGCCACCCCAACGCGCAGTTCCTGATGGCCCACGCCGGGGCCAGCCCGCGCGTGGCGGCCCAGTGTATCGAGATGGCGCGGCGGTTCCACAACGTGTGGCTGGAGATCAACTACACCTCGGTGCCCTACGGCATGGTGGGCCACCTGGTGCGGAACGCGGGGGCGGAAAGGGTGCTGTTCGGCACCGATATCCCGATGCGCAACCCGGCCCCGATCCTGGGTTGGGTGGTGTACGACCGCAATCTTACCGGGGAGGAGATGCGCCTGGTGCTGGGCGGCAATTTCATCCGTCTGGCCGCCGGCTGCGGCTGGAGTCTGTGA